TCGTATGGTCGCCGCCCTTGATCTGTTCTTTGACCCGGCAAGAAATATTCGCCAACGAATCGGTAAGTACCGGGAGACCATGTTGGTTCAGCGAAAAATCCACGCCCTCGAACTTTTCGTCAATCGGGGATGCGAATCGCTCTGAGATCTCCGACTGGTTTGCGTTCAGAACGTTCACGGCAAACAAACCGGTCTCGGCAAACGCATTATGGCTGGCTGTGTTGCGGTCGATACATATCAACACCATCGGAGGGTCCAACGAAACCGAACTGAAGGCTGATACAGTTATCCCATGAAGCCTACCGTCCGCATCTCTTGTAGTAACAACGGTTACGCCGCTTGCGAATCGTGATAGGGCGGCACGGAAATCGTCGGGGCTGATCGGCATATATGAGAGTGAATCTACAATAATCGAACGGAATACGCAATTTTTTGGGCTTTGGCCAATAGATTTGCGGTCAGGTTTGATAAAGGCGAATCGATGACCGATAATTTCACGCTGAATGACCCTTCTGGACGATTTTTTTCGTGAGGCTGCAAATGAAGTGGACCGTGTGCTGGAACGGCTCGTCCCGTCGAGCAGCGGTGCGTCGAGCAACCTGGTCGAAGCAATGCGATGGAGTCTTTTCGCCGGTGGAAAACGTCTTCGGCCGGCGCTTGTATATGCTTCGGGAAGGGCTTTCGGTGCCGATGACCGGTCTTTGGCGAAGACGGCAGCAGCGGTCGAAATGCTTCACACATATTCGCTG
The DNA window shown above is from Chloracidobacterium sp. and carries:
- a CDS encoding flavin reductase family protein; the encoded protein is MPISPDDFRAALSRFASGVTVVTTRDADGRLHGITVSAFSSVSLDPPMVLICIDRNTASHNAFAETGLFAVNVLNANQSEISERFASPIDEKFEGVDFSLNQHGLPVLTDSLANISCRVKEQIKGGDHTIFVGEIESSNVSEDLPLVYFRGTYTSIGQT